The proteins below are encoded in one region of Peromyscus eremicus chromosome 10, PerEre_H2_v1, whole genome shotgun sequence:
- the LOC131920519 gene encoding cyclin-K-like, with product MEWNKENSSPSVISVMLDHTKPCWYWDKKDLVHTPSQLEGLDPATEARYRQEGARFIFDMGTHLGLHYDTLATGIIYFHRFYMFHSFKQYPRYVTGACCLFLAGKVEETPKRCKDIIKTARSLLNDVQFSQFGDDPKEEVLVLERILLQTIKFDLEVEHPYQFLLRYAKQLKGDKKKIQRLIQMAWTFVNDSLCTTLSLQWEPEILAVAVMYLAGRFQNFKIQEWTSSPMSRRWWEQFVEDVPVDVLEDICHQILDLYGKEKQHTPHPLQQPPALQPTSQVAQLPQSWPSPGSEAAELQQQPKTPSPRQAKCTAMATSPKEENKATKPPLKIPKLQTIHPPLPPEDPPADWKPPLPPALEEASAIGPGEASDPPKVQIPPPAHPAPVHQPPPLPHWPLPPLPSSYMTGMSSTSSYMSGEGFQSLQSMMQTEGPSYGALCPAYAPPAHIPYDPHVYPPNPPPPPVPLPPASFPPPTILPPTPGYPQPPPTYNPNFPPPPPRLPPTHVVPPHPFPGLDLPPASYLAPTLPPGGQPPVPSPIPPPGMPPLGGQAWATWMR from the coding sequence ATGGAGTGGAACAAAGAAAATTCAAGCCCTTCAGTCATATCAGTAATGCTGGACCACACAAAACCGTGCTGGTACTGGGATAAGAAGGACTTGGTACATACACCCTCACAACTTGAAGGACTTGATCCAGCCACTGAGGCCCGATACCGTCAAGAGGGGGCTCGCTTCATCTTTGACATGGGCACGCATTTGGGGTTACACTATGACACCTTGGCTACTGGAATCATTTATTTTCATCGATTCTATATGTTTCATTCCTTCAAGCAATATCCACGATATGTTACAGGAGCTTGCTGTCTCTTTCTGGCTGGGAAAGTAGAGGAGACGCCAAAAAGATGTAAAGATATCATCAAAACGGCTCGCAGTTTATTAAATGATGTCCAGTTCAGTCAGTTTGGAGATGACCCAAAGGAAGAAgtcctggtgctggagaggatCTTACTGCAGACCATAAAGTTTGATCTAGAAGTAGAGCACCCGTACCAGTTCCTACTCAGATACGCAAAGCAGCTCAAAggtgataaaaagaaaattcaaaggtTGATTCAAATGGCATGGACATTTGTAAATGATAGTCTCTGTACCACCCTGTCACTGCAGTGGGAGCCGGAGATCCTAGCTGTAGCAGTAATGTATCTCGCGGGACGCTTTCAAAACTTTAAAATCCAAGAGTGGACCTCCAGTCCCATGTCCAGGAGATGGTGGGAACAGTTTGTTGAAGATGTCCCTGTAGATGTTCTGGAAGACATCTGCCACCAAATCCTGGATCTTTACGGGAAAGAGAAACAACACACCCCTCATCCCCTGCAGCAGCCCCCAGCTCTTCAGCCTACATCACAAGTGGCACAGCTACCACAGTCTTGGCCATCTCCAGGCTCTGAAGCAGCAGAGCTTCAGCAGCAGCCCAAAACACCATCTCCAAGACAGGCTAAGTGCACAGCCATGGCGACTTCTCCAAAGGAAGAGAACAAAGCCACAAAACCACCACTTAAGATTCCCAAACTTCAGACCATTCACCCACCATTGCCTCCAGAGGACCCCCCTGCAGACTGgaagcctcctctccctcctgccttAGAGGAGGCTTCAGCAATTGGTCCAGGGGAAGCAAGTGACCCCCCCAAAGTCCAGATTCCTCCTCCAGCCCACCCAGCTCCTGTGCACCAGCCCCCACCATTGCCACATTGGCCTCTACCCCCACTGccctccagctacatgactgggATGTCTTCCACCAGCTCCTACATGTCAGGAGAGGGCTTCCAGAGCCTGCAATCCATGATGCAGACTGAGGGTCCCTCCTATGGTGCCCTGTGCCCAGCCTATGCCCCACCTGCTCACATTCCCTACGACCCCCATGTCtacccccccaacccacctccacctcctgttCCTCTACCTCCAGCTTCCTTCCCCCCACCTACAATTCTTCCCCCTACCCCAGGCTACCCTCAACCTCCCCCTACCTACAACCCTAatttcccacccccacctccacgcCTGCCCCCTACTCATGTAGTCCCTCCTCACCCTTTTCCAGGTTTGGATTTGCCACCAGCCAGCTACCTGGCTCCAACTCTTCCCCCTGGTGGACAACCTCCTGTTCCCTCACCCATCCCCCCACCTGGCATGCCACCTCTTGGGGGCCAAGCATGGGCAACCTGGATGAGATAA
- the LOC131920450 gene encoding PRAME family member 8-like has product MSVQTPPTLMKLARQALLRNEAVAISALQKLPWTLFPALFKDAFNGRHTRIVKAMVAAWPFPCLPVGTLMKTPNLETFQAVLDGVDMQLKGEFHPGREKLQVLDLRNVQHSFWNIWTGREDGDCSAETVDERPVVKDLPRYELRWRHLKVVTDLYLRLRLNEEQACFLKWVQQRKDFLQIHCMNMKIWTVPVCTVKEILDVFHPGNIEELELNTGWDVFTLAQFAPCLGQMKSLRKLSLARVCRNAFGIGPRTADREEKCISKVIAQFSKLHCLQHLSMNGIFFLKDHMEQILRCLRNPLETLSITRHHLSQSDLNYFPLSHNLRQLKHLDLRGILLFVSCLKPLGMLLENVAESLESLDFQGCRIKDSQLTDLIPALSQCSKLGKVNLLDNDFSMPTLKDLLGHTANLTKMSVEQYPAPLQCYDDYGYILVESFAQLCLELMDTLRALRQPKRFLFSTDPCHECGERCVYDFGPRLCPC; this is encoded by the exons ATGAGTGTTCAAACCCCACCCACACTCATGAAGCTGGCAAGGCAGGCTCTGCTGAGAAATGAGGCCGTGGCCATCTCTGCTCTGCAGAAACTGCCCTGGACGCTCTTCCCAGCACTGTTCAAGGACGCCTTCAATGGCAGACACACTAGGATTGTGAAGGCAATGGTGGCAGCCTGGCCTTTCCCCTGCCTCCCTGTGGGGACGTTGATGAAAACCCCCAACTTGGAAACCTTCCAGGCTGTGCTAGATGGAGTAGACATGCAGCTGAAAGGAGAGTTTCACCCCGG GAGAGAGAAACTTCAGGTGCTCGACCTGAGGAATGTTCAACATTCGTTCTGGAACATATGGACTGGAAGAGAGGATGGGGACTGCTCAGCAGAGACTGTGGATGAGAGGCCTGTAGTGAAGGACCTTCCCAGATATGAGCTGAGGTGGCGGCATCTGAAGGTGGTAACTGACCTCTACCTCAGGCTCCGTCTGAATGAAGAGCAAGCATGCTTCTTGAAGTGGGTCCAGCAGAGAAAAGACTTTCTACAGATACACTGTATGAACATGAAGATCTGGACTGTGCCTGTGTGCACTGTCAAAGAGATCTTGGATGTTTTCCACCCAGGAAACATTGAGGAGCTGGAACTGAACACGGGGTGGGATGTGTTCACACTGGCACAATTTGCTCCCTGCCTTGGACAGATGAAAAGTCTTCGCAAACTCTCCCTGGCACGCGTCTGTAGGAACGCTTTTGGGATTGGACCCAGGAcagcagacagagaagagaagtgCATCAGCAAGGTCATTGCTCAGTTCTCCAAACTCCACTGTCTGCAGCATCTCTCCATGAATGGCATCTTCTTTCTCAAAGACCACATGGAACAAATACTCAG GTGCCTGAGGAACCCCTTGGAGACTCTCTCCATCACTCGTCACCACCTGTCACAGTCCGACTTGAATTATTTCCCCTTGAGCCACAACCTGCGTCAGCTAAAACATCTGGACTTGAGAGGAATCTTGTTATTTGTTTCATGTCTCAAGCCTCTTGGAATGCTGCTAGAGAATGTAGCAGAATCTCTGGAGTCTCTGGACTTTCAGGGTTGTAGGATCAAGGACTCTCAGCTCACTGACCTCATACCTGCCCTCAGCCAGTGTTCCAAGCTCGGCAAGGTTAATCTTTTAGACAATGACTTTTCCATGCCCACCCTGAAGGACCTTTTGGGTCACACAGCCAACTTGACCAAGATGAGTGTGGAGCAGTACCCTGCCCCTCTGCAATGTTATGATGATTACGGTTACATCTTGGTAGAGAGCTTTGCCCAACTTTGTCTTGAGCTCATGGATACACTCAGAGCCTTGAGGCAGCCCAAGAGGTTCTTGTTTTCCACAGATCCCTGCCATGAATGTGGTGAGCGCTGTGTCTATGATTTTGGGCCCAGACTTTGTCCTTGCTAG
- the LOC131920451 gene encoding PRAME family member 12-like: MSVQTPATLMKLARQALLRNEAVAISALQKLPWTLFPALFKDAFNGRHTRIVKAMVAAWPFPCLPVGALMKTPNLETFQAVLDGVDMQLKGEFHPGREKLQVLDLRNVQHSFWNIWTGREDGDCSAETVDERPVVKDLPRYELRWRHLKVVTDLYLRLRLNEEQACFLKWVQQRKDFLQIHCMNMKIWTVPVCTVKEILDVFHPGNIEELELNTGWDVFTLARFAPCLGQMRSLRKLSLAYIYKNTFGIGPRTADREEKCISKVIAQFSKLHCLQHLSMNGIFFLKDHMEQILRSLTTPLETLSIQNCDLSQSDLNYFPWSHSLRQLKHLDLRDITLCTSCLKPLGVLLEYVAGTLESLDLQGCSIKDSQVTDFIPALSKCSQLTRVNFWDNDFSMPTLKDLLHHTANWTKMNVEQYPAPMQCYFGLGYVSERRFAQLCLELMDTLRALRQPKRILFSTDPCHECGERCVYDFGPRLCPCWL; this comes from the exons ATGAGTGTTCAAACCCCAGCCACACTCATGAAGCTGGCAAGACAGGCGCTCCTGAGAAATGAGGCCGTGGCCATCTCTGCTCTGCAGAAACTGCCCTGGACGCTCTTCCCAGCACTGTTCAAGGACGCCTTCAATGGCAGACACACTAGGATTGTGAAGGCAATGGTGGCAGCCTGGCCTTTCCCCTGCCTCCCTGTGGGGGCGCTGATGAAAACCCCCAACTTGGAAACCTTCCAGGCTGTGCTAGATGGAGTAGACATGCAGCTGAAAGGAGAGTTTCACCCCGG GAGAGAGAAACTTCAGGTGCTCGACCTGAGGAATGTTCAACATTCGTTCTGGAACATATGGACTGGAAGAGAGGATGGGGACTGCTCAGCAGAGACTGTGGATGAGAGGCCTGTAGTGAAGGACCTTCCCAGATATGAGCTGAGGTGGCGGCATCTGAAGGTGGTAACTGACCTCTACCTCAGGCTCCGTCTGAATGAAGAGCAAGCATGCTTCTTGAAGTGGGTCCAGCAGAGAAAAGACTTTCTACAGATACACTGTATGAACATGAAGATCTGGACTGTGCCTGTGTGCACTGTCAAAGAGATCTTGGATGTTTTCCACCCAGGAAACATTGAGGAGCTGGAACTGAACACGGGGTGGGATGTGTTCACACTGGCACGATTTGCTCCCTGCCTTGGACAGATGAGAAGTCTTCGCAAACTCTCCCTGGCATACATCTACAAGAACACTTTTGGGATTGGACCCAGGAcagcagacagagaagagaagtgCATCAGCAAGGTCATTGCTCAGTTCTCCAAACTCCACTGTCTGCAGCATCTCTCCATGAATGGCATCTTCTTTCTCAAAGACCACATGGAACAAATACTCAG GTCCCTGACGACCCCGTTGGAGACTCTCTCCATCCAAAACTGCGATCTGTCACAGTCTGACTTGAATTATTTTCCCTGGAGCCATAGCCTGCGTCAGCTAAAACATCTGGACTTGAGAGATATCACGTTATGCACTTCATGTCTCAAGCCTCTTGGAGTGCTGCTAGAGTATGTAGCAGGTACGCTGGAGTCTCTGGACTTGCAGGGTTGTAGTATCAAGGACTCTCAGGTCACTGACTTCATCCCTGCCCTCAGCAAGTGCTCCCAGCTCACCAGGGTTAACTTCTGGGACAATGACTTTTCCATGCCCACCCTGAAGGACCTTTTGCATCACACAGCCAACTGGACCAAGATGAATGTGGAGCAGTACCCTGCCCCTATGCAGTGCTATTTCGGTTTAGGTTACGTCTCCGAAAGGAGATTTGCCCAACTTTGTCTTGAGCTCATGGATACACTCAGAGCCTTGAGGCAGCCCAAGAGGATCTTGTTTTCCACAGATCCCTGCCATGAATGTGGTGAGCGCTGTGTCTATGATTTTGGGCCCAGACTTTGCCCTTGCTGGCTGTAA